A region of Candidatus Poribacteria bacterium DNA encodes the following proteins:
- a CDS encoding redoxin domain-containing protein has product MLYANLLDIRSKMAYNFINSCIYWRHNAMFQTRLNTSVWAVILITAILIPTASGEEAVTTPNTLKVGMVAPDFTLKDEEGVERSLSDYFGKKNIVLAFYPKDFTGG; this is encoded by the coding sequence ATGCTATACGCCAATTTGCTTGACATTCGTAGCAAAATGGCGTATAATTTTATTAACTCATGTATTTACTGGAGGCATAACGCGATGTTTCAAACGCGACTGAATACAAGCGTCTGGGCTGTTATCCTCATAACAGCTATCTTGATTCCAACAGCTTCAGGGGAGGAAGCAGTGACAACGCCAAATACACTAAAAGTGGGCATGGTCGCCCCAGATTTCACACTGAAAGATGAAGAAGGCGTTGAGCGGAGTCTCAGCGACTACTTCGGGAAAAAAAATATCGTTCTCGCTTTTTATCCAAAAGATTTTACAGGCGGATGA
- a CDS encoding redoxin domain-containing protein, producing MSEIEATGSVLFGVSVDDVESHQRFRAEQKFGFSLLADTEFEVSNQYSGIIENFNASKRTTFIIDKAGYIRAIDTDVNVKTHGEDVVALLKEVLPKIEIGQPAPDFIATDGTGKTHQLSELHQQKNVVLAFYPRDFGRG from the coding sequence TTGAGCGAGATAGAAGCCACCGGAAGTGTCCTTTTCGGGGTCAGCGTTGACGATGTTGAATCGCATCAGCGGTTCAGAGCAGAACAAAAATTCGGATTTTCACTCTTAGCCGACACCGAGTTTGAGGTGAGCAATCAGTACAGTGGTATCATTGAAAACTTCAATGCCTCAAAACGGACAACTTTCATCATTGATAAAGCGGGATACATCCGTGCCATTGATACAGATGTCAATGTAAAAACACACGGTGAAGATGTCGTGGCACTGCTTAAGGAAGTCCTACCCAAAATAGAGATTGGGCAACCCGCTCCAGATTTTATCGCAACCGACGGAACCGGTAAAACGCACCAACTCAGCGAATTGCATCAGCAAAAGAACGTCGTATTAGCATTCTACCCACGTGATTTTGGGCGTGGCTGA